Part of the Yersinia hibernica genome, CTCCACTGCTAACCAAGTTGGGTATTTTCATTTGGGCATGGCCAGATGGGCCAAAAGATATGGTTGAGAAAACCAGGCTATTACAAGAAATGGGTTTTCCTTTGACTGCTTACTACAGTAAGCCAGTTACTGCAGCTAGCGATGTTATTTACTGGCGAAAACTTTGGTTTCAAACACCGCTGCCTTTTGTGACGGATGGTGTTGTTATCCGCCAAGAGGAAGAACCCGCAGGGCGGTATTGGCAGGCAATGCCGGGAAACTGGTCTGTAGCGTGGAAATATCGGCCACCGCAGCAGCTCACTGAAATTAAAGATATCCATTTCACGGTTGGGCGTACCGGGAAAATCACTACTATTTTACAGGTTACCCCGGTAAAGATTGATGATAAATGGATCCGCAGAGTGAATATTGGGTCTGTTTCCCGTTGGAAAAAATGGAATATCATACCCGGTGACCAAGTCATTATCACATTAGCTGGTCAGGGTATTCCACGGCTAGATGAGGTTATTTGGCGAGTGAGTCAGCGGCATAAATTTACCCCGCCCGCTGTGGGTACGTTTCATCATCTAAGCTGCTTCAGCCGCTTACCGGTTGAGTGTGAACCCCAGTTTTTATCTCGCCTAGTGTGGCTTAGTGGGGCCAACGGCCTCGACATGCAGGGAGTAGGGAGCGGTTTGTGGCGAGATCTTGTCCATTATGGGCTTATTAATGATTTAGTCGGTTGGCTCTCACTGTCTGTTGAGCAAATTGCGGCGGTTCCTGGTATTGGGCAGGGACGGGCAGAAAAGATTTATCAGCAATTTCAACGCACCAGACAGCAACCTTTTTCTAAATGGCTGCAGGCTTTGGGATTCCCGTTAGCAATATCTGTTGATTCTCCATGGCGCTCTTTACAGCAAAAGAGTAGTGCCGAGTGGCGATTAATATCGGGTGTTGGGCCGATACGTGCAAACCAAATTAATCATTTCTTACATCATCCGGAAGTACAGGCTATGGTTGATTTCTTGTCACTGCAGGGAATTGCAGGGTTTCGGCCGGAAGAGTAGTCCCCTTATTTAACTTAATGTTCAGAATGCTCATATTTGAATACTGGTAGACCCAATCGAAATCTCAATGCTAGCAATCGAGCACTTAGCCCAGTGACAAGTGTAATGATAACAACCCAGTTATGAGATAGCGGTGTGTACTGCAGTGCAATATATATCCATGCGGCAGCAAATGAGATGCCAGCATAAATTTCTTTCTGAAATACCAATGGGATACAGTTACAGAACATATCGCGTAGGACACCGCCAAAGACACCGGTAATCACTGCGGCGATAGCTGCAATGATAGTGCTATGGCCCATGTCGAGAGCTATTTGTGCGCCAATAATGGAAAATACAATGAGCCCAATAGCATCAAGCACTAAAAATAAATGGCGTAAATGCTTCATTAATGGAGCCATCCACGTTGTGACGATTGCAGCAACGGCGACAATAACAATATATTCAGGATGCTTAACCCAACCAAGTGGATAGTGGCCTAACAGCATATCTCTGACCGAACCGCCACCGATGGCAGTTGCGGATGCAATGATAATAACGCCGAACATATCCATCTGACGGCGTCCCGCAGCCAGAGCTCCGGTCATGGCTTCAGCTGTGATACCAATAATATAAAGAACACTGAGTAGCATATTGAATTTAATTTCTTAAGGGCTGCGAGGGCCGCAGAGTAGTCATTAAACTAGGCTGTCGCGACTGAGATTTTCTAAGTCGTACATTTCAGATTATTTTATCTAATCTTAGTATTAATTATTTAATTGATATCAATTAATAAAAAATGAAAAATAGATTTATTAATCATTAATAATTCTATGGAAAAATCGATCGTCAAGATGATGTTAGAGTCCTAAAGCTAGACTTGAGCACTATTCCGCCTGATTGCAGAGTGACTTATCGAATGGTAGTTTTTATCTCTATTTTATCTTTTGTTTCAGTGGGATTATGGATATGTGTCTTAATTCGTTCCAATACCGAGCCTGGCTCTTCACGAGTATGGCTGCCATCGGAATATCACTAAGCGGTTGTATTGATAGAGCAAACCCGGTAAATACAGCAACGGTAAAGGTTCCAGCTCCCCACTGTGTTAAAGGTGAACTGATGACACAAACAACGCTCTATTTTGGCTCGAACCGACCTCATGGCTCCGTTATTTCATCCACTGAATGGCAGTCTTTTGTTAATAATGATGTGACCAGCCGTTTTAAAGATGGCCTGACAGTAATTGATGCTAAAGGGCAGTGGCTAGGAAATGATGGAAATATAGCCAAAGAAAATAGTAAGATTTTGATACTTATTCACAAAAATGAAAAAGAAACTGCCATTGAAACTTTGCGCTCCCGTTATAAACAGCAGTTTGCGCAAGAGTCTATTATGCGAGTGGATGTTCCTATATGTGTTGATTTCTAAAGGCAAATATTGAGCTTTAGTTTTGGCCTTTTATTTCTCTCATAAGAGGTGAAAAGGCCAGTTATATCATTGATTTTATGCAGTTGAACCGTACTTTCTTATAAAGCAACCCCGGCAATAGTGGCTGAAAGCAAACTGACTAAAGTTGAACCATATACCAATTTTAATCCGAATCGTGAAACCACATTGCCCTGTTGTTCATTCAACCCTTTAATAGCACCCGCTACAATCCCGATTGAAGCAAAATTAGCGAAAGAGACTAAAAATACAGAAAGAATACCCAAACCTCGCGGAGACATTTCAGCTGCAACTTTTTTCAACTCGATCATAGCTACAAACTCATTTGCTACTAGTTTGGTTGCCATAATACTTCCTGCATGCAGAGCATCTTGAGCAGGTATGCCAATTAGTAAAGCCAGTGGATAAAATAAATATCCCAGCACCTCTTGAAAACTGATGTGGAATAAAGTACTAAATAAAGCATTAATAGCTGAAATTATTGCAATAAACCCGATTAACATTGCAGCTATAATCATCGCAATTTTAAACCCAGCCAGAATATATTCTCCGAGCATTTCAAAAAAACTTTGATCTTCATGAAGTTTATGTAGCTTTAATTCAGGTTCTTCTGTGACGGGATAAGGGTTAATAATCGAAAGTACAATAAAAGTACTAAACATATTCAGTATCAGTGCTGTTACCACAAACTTTGGCTCGAGCATGGTCATATAAGCACTGACAATTGACATGGAGACTGTCGACATTGCTGTGGCGGCCATGGTGTACATTCTGCGTGGAGATATATCAGCTATGATGCCTTTGTACGCAATAAAATTCTCTGATTGCCCCAAGATTAATGTACTTACTGCATTAAAAGATTCTAGTTTTCCCATGCCATTTACTTTAGATAGCAGAGTACCGATAACCCGTATAATGAGAGGTAATATACGGAAATGCTGTAAAATACCAATCAATGCAGAAACGAAAATGATTGGGCAAAGAACGTTCAGAAATATAAATGCCAAGCCTTGTTCATTCATCTCACCAAAAACAAAACTGGTGCCTATTGAGGCAAATTTCATCAAGGATTCGAGTAATCCAGCAAAATATTTAATGGCACCTAATCCACTGTCCGCGTGTAAAAAGAAATAAGCTAGTGCAATCTCTATAATCAGTAACTGAAGAATATAACGAAGTTTGATGTTTTTACGGTCATGGCTCGCCAGTAAAGCCAAGGCTGCAATAGCAATCAATGCCAAAAGAAAGTGCAGAATCTGCAGCATAAGAAATCCGTCAGGGATAAAATTCAGCCAGCATTTTATCCATATCGGAAGATTTTTTTCATCTGAAATTCTACCCCCTTGAAAATGTATATTCTACAAAGCCTTTAATTACGCTTTAAACATACTGGTCGTTTAAATTTTTCCTGCTTTATTCATCATTTATCCATTGGGTGACTCACTATTTATCTGCCAGCTTAAGTTGCCGTAATCAAGGCAAATGTAGCACTTCCTCAAGAAGGATTAGGCGATAGCACGACTTGTGTTTAACTCACTTATTGGATGGAATATGAATATGATTAATTTGCCTAGCTGCCGCTCTTTTACTGAAGCCGGTCATCTCTCTCAAATATCGGCTTATTACGAAGAGGGGCGCAATACTTTATGGATGTTACTGCATGCTCATCCTCGCCCTTGTTTTAACCTGGAGCTAATCGAAAATATTATGACCTTGGCGCAAGCCGCTAAAGAGTCAAAATTACCTATAGATTTTTGGGTCACGGGCTCAGTCGTCCCCAATATGTTTAATGTCGGAGGGGATTTAAACTTTTTCGCTCAAACAATCAGAAATCATAAACGGGAAGCGCTGATGGCATATGCTCGAGCTTGTGTTGATTGTGTGCATGCGGCTTCTCGTGGGTTTGATACTGGCGCTATTTCTATTGCAATGATTGAAGGCAGTGCATTAGGGGGGGGATTTGAAGCGGCATTAGCTCATCATTTTGTGTTGGCACAAACTACCGCCAGAATGGGGTTTCCAGAGATTGCATTTAATTTATTTCCTGGCATGGGCGGGTATTCACTGGTTGCCAGAAAAGCAGGTATGAGGGTGGCGGAACAACTGATTTGGACTGGTGAATCTCATGCTGCTGAATGGTATGAGAGCCGTGGTTTAGTCGATAAGTTATTTCAACCTGGGGATGCTTATCTCGCGACACGGACATTTATAGACACGATCAGACCTAAGCTTAATGGTATGAGGGCAATGATTCGAGTTCGGCAGCGTGTTTTACAATTAACACGTTCAGAGTTAATGGATATTACAGAAGATTGGGTTGATTCTGCATTTTCTATTGAGCCGAAAGATATCACTTATATTGAACGGTTGGTTATGTTGCAAGACCGGCATACTTCAGGAATACCAAAGGCAATATAGTTTTTTGCACCTAATCGAGTAAAAGGTAAGGATGTTGTGTTACCAGCCAATGCTCCAGTTCATCTGCGGGCATTGGCTTGGCGTAAAGAAACCCTTGTTTTTCATCAATGCCAATAGAGTCCAGGAATTCTTCCTCCTCTTTAGTTTCTACTCCCTCAGCAATCACCCGCATGTTAAGTGCCTCGGCGACAACAATAATGGCTCGCACCAAGGATTGTGAAATAGGATTAATATCAATATGGCGAACAAAACTTTGATCCAGTTTAATGGCATCAATGGGGATACGCGCTAACTGGGAAAGTGAAGAATAGCCCGTACCAAAATCATCTAAATGAACTTGAGCACCTAAGTGCCGTAGTTGCTTTATTATATTAATCGCGGCATCTTCATTATCAATTAAGCAACTCTCAGTTAATTCGACATCCACCAGACTTGAAGCCAGTTCACTGGCTTCAAGGGATTCAATAAAACTAGTGACGATAGCTTCATCAATCAATTGCCGAGCAGAAACATTTACTGCAATACGCAGATTAATGCCACGTTTTTTCCAATCCACGGCTTGTTGCATTGATGTTTGCAGTACCCATCTACCCAAAGGCCTGATAAGCCCAGATTCTTCTGCATATGAGATAAACTCTAGGGGGGCAATTAAACCTCGTTCCGGTGATAGCCATCTGACGAGGGCTTCGACACTGTGTACTTTTCCTGTTTTGGTGGATATTTTGGGTTGGTAAAAGACTTGTAATTGATACTGCTCTAGACCTTTACGTAAATTGGTATCGAGCCAAACATATTCTGATACTTTTTTATTCATCTGTTGCGAGAAGATGGAATAGGTTTGTTTTCCATGTTCTTTCGCTGTGTACATGGCTGTATCTGCACTACGTATAATATTTTCCAGTGTGTCACCATGTTCTGGACATAGCGCAAGACCAATTGAACAGCCGGTATATACCTCAATTAATCCAACTCTAAACGGCAATTTCATGCGGTTGAGAATTCGTTGTGTAGTGGTTTCAAGTAAATCCATGGTGGCGTTTTCGACGAGAATAATAAACTCATCTCCACCTAGCCGGGCAAGCATTTCGTTATCACTCAAACAACTTAAAATAGCGAGTGAGACATCTTTTAGTAATCGGTCACCAAACATATGACCATAATGGTCATTCACTTTTTTGAAGTTATCGAGATCGAGATAAATAACCCCCACAGAAGTCTCACCACGGGTTTGGATTGCACTGTTAATACGTTCATGAATTGCATGGCGGTTAGGTAAACCAGTAATCATATCGGTATTGGCTAAAATCCTAAGGCGCTCTTGGGCGCGTCGCTCCTTGGTAATATCTGTACCGGAACAGATAAGATAGCGCTCGTTTTTTCCACTGCCGCTACGAACGAATTTATTGCGGAATAAAAAGAGACGCTTCCCCTTGACGGTATTTACCCAACGCTCAACTTCATAAGATGCGCCGCGCTGAAAAAATCCCTCAATATTTTTCCGTGATGATGCCCCTTCCTTGGCTGTCATAAACAAGTCGTAGACATTTTTGCCAATAACATCCTGCTCTTTCTTGCCAGTATATTCTTCGCTAAGGTGGTTAAAACGTTGTACGCAGCCATCTTTATCAAGAATAACAATAACTGAGTTAGCTTCAGAAACGACTTGTTCTGCAAAAGAAAGGCCCATGACTAAATCACGAGCGACAGATTCCGTATCAGCATAGGCTGAGGCTGTGCCACCCCACTCTTTGTCATTAATTTTTCGGCCGACAAGGTGTAAATGAAGGGGATGACCGTAAATCTCAACTTCAATATCTAAACTGGCAGTAATACCGGTTAAGCCCCGAATTTTCCTTGTTTGAACAGAATTGAGGGGAAGTGCAATATTTGTTGTCTCTTTAATTGCAGACAACTCCAAAGCTTGGCTATCAAAAGCAAGCCGCCAAAAGGGGCTATTAGTACCAAAGTAGGTATTAAGGATCGACGTGTCTTGATTTTCGAACATATGCGATCCCCTAAAAGTGTATATGTATTTTTTACTTACCTTAGCCAGAAAATGAGCTGATCCTATTTCTAGCTTTCCCAGTCATGATAGTCATCCTGACTTCTGGAGCATGACTTTACAGCGAGTACCCAACCAATAAAGTATATGTGTAATTTATTCATACCAGATCGTAGATAGTCGCGATAATCATTTTAAATGCGCTATCTGCTCTCTGGCTGTGATAAAAGTTAAGCATGAAAAAAATAAAATGCACTATTTTTATATTGTTATGCTCATTTAGGTAAATTCCTAAAGTAGTAAAGAAAAGGTGGGAAACAGTTTACCGGGGCGTGTAGCGGGAGATATTTATCTATTAAGGGATTGTTATCTACCACTACAGTTAACTGTATATACATTATCCTAGCTGACTATATGTATGGCGTTATTCACAGTCTTTTGGGGCCTGATGTTGTGGTTAGTACTGCATAACGAGTGTGGAATAATATCGCCGTTAAAATTTGAGAAAAAGCGGTCAGAGAAACGTATTTGTTTCTAACCGAGGCAGATATTCATAAAGTGCGGTTTTGCAACAACGGTTCGTTCAGGAGGGGGGCTTTTCTACTGATTCATTTGGCATATGCCGAGTAATAAAACCCCGGATTGCTCCGGGGCCGGGTAAAACTTATGAATAAATATCATTACTCGATGTTTTGAATCTGTTCGCGCATCTGCTCGATAAGCACTTTCAACTCAATGGCAGAATTAGTGACCTCGGCATTGATAGATTTTGATGCCAGCGTATTCGACTCGCGGTTAAATTCCTGCATCATGAAATCAAGACGGCGACCAACGGCCTCTTTCTTCTTCAGAATATTGTGTGTTTCTTTGACGTGCGCTTCCAGGCGATCCAGCTCTTCAGCCACATCGACACGCTGCGCCATCAGCACCAATTCCTGCTCCAGACGAGTATTTTCCAACTGAACCTGTGCTTCTTCAAGCTTGCTCAGCAACCGCTCACGTTGCCACTGCAAGATGTTTGGCATATGCGCCCGGACTTTAACCACTTCTGCACTAACGCCGTCAAGTCGCTGTTCAATAAGGGCTTTCAGAGCAGCGCCCTCAGTTTCGCGCGAAATGATAAAGTCATCTAGCACAATATCCAGTGCCTGCATCAGCTCGGTACTGATAGCGTCCAAATCTTGTTCTTCAGCGGCCATTACTCCCGGCCAGCGCAAGATATCGACCGGATTGATTTCACCTTCGTCACTTTGCATTTTGACCCAGTTGCCAGCTTCAACTAACTGTTTTGCCAGTTTTTCATTAAGGATCAAAGAACTTTGTGTGCTGGTATCCAGTTCGAAACGCAAGTTACACTCAATCTTGCCACGCGTTAAACGGCCGCGAATACGTTCACGGATGACGGGCTCCAGACTGCGGAACTGTTCTGGTAAGCGAATATAAGTTTCTAAGTAACGTTGGTTAACGGAACGCAGCTCCCAGGCTGCGCTACCCCATTCACCCTTAATGTCACGCCGGGCGTAGGCGGTCATGCTGCGGATCATTGTTGCGTACCCGTTTTAAAGAAAAGATGCAGGGATTATAGCCTCCGAGGCGCAGGCAGGATAGGCTTTACATCACTAAGGCCGTATAATGCGCGACCAATATCGATTTAAAGCCGGAGAAAGCCCATGCGTCCAGCAGACCGAGCAGCACAACAAGTCCGCCCATTGACCCTGACCCGTAATTACACGAAACACGCTGAAGGTTCCGTGTTGGTTGAGTTTGGCGATACCAAAGTATTGTGCACCGCCACGGTTGAAGAGGGTGTTCCGCGTTTTTTAAAAGGCCAAGGCCAGGGCTGGATAACCGCTGAATATGGCATGTTGCCGCGTTCTACCCACAGCCGTAATGCGCGCGAAGCTGCAAAAGGTAAACAAGGTGGCCGCACTTTAGAAATTCAACGCCTGATTGCTCGCTCTTTACGTGCCGCGGTGGATTTGAAGAAGCTGGGTGAATTCACCATCACTTTAGACTGCGATGTCTTGCAGGCTGATGGTGGCACCCGTACTGCCTCAATCAGTGGCGCTTGTGTGGCATTGGCTGATGCACTGAACAAATTGGTGGCCAGCGGCAAATTGAAGGCGAACCCAATGAAAGGGCTGGTGGCCGCGGTTTCTGTTGGTATCGTTAAAGGTGAAGCCCTTTGCGACCTGGAATATGTAGAAGATTCTGCGGCAGAAACGGATATGAATGTGGTTATGATGGAAGATGGTCGGATGATTGAGGTGCAAGGCACCGCTGAAGGTGAGCCGTTCAGCCATGAAGAGTTACTGGCGTTGTTGGATTTGGCCCGGGGAGGGATAGAAACTATCTTCCAGGCGCAGAAGGCGGCGTTAGAACAATAATTGATTTAGGCGACTTGCTAGTCGCCTTTTTTTTGCCCGCTTATCAAGGAGTCATACCGGTATAGCGGTAGTGAATCAGGTTTGTGGTGGAACAAATTAATAAACCCAGTGATTAACGAAAGCGATCACAATCTGGAAAGGAGAAGTACCAATGAAAGCCTATCAGCGCGAGTTTATCGAGTTTGCGCTTAACAAGCAGGTGTTGAAGTTCGGCGAATTTACCCTAAAGTCAGGGCGGATTAGCCCCTATTTCTTTAATGCAGGGTTGTTTAATACCGGGCTTGATCTGGCAAAACTCGGGCGCTTTTATGCTGCGGCATTGATGGATTGTGGCGTGGAGTTTGATCTCTTGTTCGGGCCTGCTTATAAAGGCATCCCGATTGCGACCACCACTGCTGTTGCATTGGCAGAACATCATGCGCGCGATGTGCCTTACTGCTTTAACCGCAAAGAAGCGAAAGACCACGGCGAGGGCGGTAGTTTGGTCGGAAGCCCATTACAGGGCCGAGTCATGCTAGTGGATGATGTTATAACGGCTGGCACTGCAATTCGTGAATCAATGGAAATTATCAATGCACAGGGCGCGACTCTGGCTGGCGTGATGATTTCATTAGATCGCCAAGAACGTGGCCGTGGTGAGATTTCTGCGATTCAGGAAGTTGAGCGCGATTATCACTGCCAAGTGATTTCTATTGTGACCCTGCAAGATGTTATCAGTTATCTGGCAGAGAAACCTGAAATGGCTGACCATTTAGCTGCGGTACGCCAGTATCGTGAACAATACGGTGTTTAGTATTTTCTAAATCAAGAATACAAAAAAGGGCCTTATGGCCCTTTTTATATAGCTATTACAATGAGTTGTGGCTTACTGCAATTGAGCCACAATCAGTGGCCAGCGGGCATCAAACTCTTGTGTTGGTCGGTAACGGAATTCTGAACGAACAAAGCGTGAGAGCATCCCTTCACAAAATGCCAGTAACTGTGTTGCTAGCAGGGCTTCATCATGGATAAAACCTTGCCCATCACGCAGTTTTTTCTCGCGTAGAACCTGGCGCAGCTGCACTTCGATTCGTTCAAATAACTGGTTAATCCGCCCTTGCAAGCGGTCTTGTTCGAACATCAATGCATGCCCAGTCATGATGCGAGTTAGCCCTGGATTGCGTTCTGCAAACCCTAATACCAGCAGCAGGATCAGCCGGAGGCGATTAAACGTCTCTTTTTCATCCTGCAGAATTAAATTAATGCGGGACATCAGACTGTCTTCAATAAACTCGATCAGGCTATCAAACATCCGCGTTTTGCTGGGGAAATGCCGATAAAGCGCGGCTTCCGAAACCCCCACATTTGCGGCGAGTTTGGCGGTAGTAATGCGTTGGCTGCCATCGCTGGATTCCAGCATTTGCGCTAAAGCCTGCAAAATTTCCTCGCGCCTATTCCTTTTCGTATTTTCTTTTTCTGCCATGTCCGAGTAGACCCTTGCTAAAAATGACTTAATAACAGAAACCCAAATACCGGCCACACTGAGGTTAGGCCCCGGCGGCTTATGTGATAGCTTTTTTACGGTATCGAGGTCTAGGGTAGGTTATTGGCGCCCAGAATGACCAAAACCACCGGTACCACGTTCACTAAGATCAAAATCTTCAACCAGATTGAATTCTGCTTGTACAACAGGAACAAACACCATTTGTGCAATACGTTCGCCTGGCTCGATAGTGAAAGGTTGTTGACCACGGTTCCAAACTGAGACCATCAACTGACCTTGATAATCAGAGTCAATCAGCCCGACCAGATTACCTAATACTACCCCATGCTTATGCCCAAGCCCTGATCGCGGCAAAATAACCGCAGCCAGTGCGCTATCGCCGATATGTATCGCCAAGCCCGTAGGTAACAAGGTTGTTTGCCCTGGCTGTAAATCCACGGCGTCACTTAGACAGGCGCGTAAATCCAGGCCAGCAGAGCCTTCTGTTGCATAAGTTGGTAAGGGAAATTCATTGCCAACACGTGGGTCCAGAATTTTAATGTCGATTTTTTTCATCATAACGGCTGACAATCTCGTCTATTAAATACTGACTGAGGAGTTGCTTATCACAAAGCGGTAAACGTTTCTCGCCAGTCGGCCAAAAAAGGTGCAAAGCATTAGTATCACTATTAAAACCATGCTCTGCGAGCGATACATCATTAGCGCAAATAAGGTCCAGATTCTTCCGCGCCAGTTTTTGTCGCGCGTATTCTTCCACATTCTGGGTTTCGGCAGCAAATCCAACAACAAATGGACGCTTTTTAACCATTGCAGCAACCCCGGCGACAATATCCGGGTTTTTCACCAACTTAAGGGTAATTTCATCGCCCTGTTTTTTTATTTTCTCGTCAGAAACTTGCTCGGCGCGGTAATCCGCTACTGCTGCGCAAGAAATAAAAATATTCTGCTGGGCGGCTAAGTTTTGAACTGTCTGTTGCATCTCAAGCGCGCTGACAACATCAATACGATTCACTCCTGTGGGGGTTGGGAGCGCTACTGGCCCGGCCACCAGAGTCACTTTTGCCCCTCTGGTGGCAGCGGCTTGAGCAATAGCGAAGCCCATCTTGCCCGAACTTTGATTACTGATAAAGCGCACTGGATCAAGTGCCTCACGCGTCGGCCCCGCAGTAATCATGACACTCAAATGTTGCAGGTCTTGTTGTGCAGAGAAATGATCCTGTGCCAGTGCGACAATTTCCAGTGGGTCTAGCATTCTGCCTGGGCCTACATCACCACAGGCCTGACTACCACTGTCTGGCCCCCACAATAACATTCCACGATTGGCAAGTGTCTGTAGGTTTGCTTGAGTGGCTGCGGCCCGGTACATCTGCTGATTCATGGCGGGGACGGCTGCAACAGGTGCTGCGGTTGCCAGACAAACCGTGGTCAGTAAGTCATTTGCCATACCTGCAGCCACTCTGGCCAGTAAATCTGCGGTTGCTGGGGCCATAATGACTAAATCAGCCCATTTACCCAGCTCAATATGTCCCATCGCCGCTTCGGCAGCTGGATCGAGTAAATCATCAGAGACGGGATAACCCGAGACTGCCTGCAACGTCAGCGGCGTAATGAATGCTTTGGCGGCGTTGGTCATCACCACGCGTACCTCTGCGCCCCTGTCACGCAAGCGGCGTACCAGCTCAGGAGATTTATACGCGGCAATGCCCCCGCTAATCCCGAGCACAATATGTTTGCCGGAAAGTCCCGTCATCATGATTGTCCAAATGAAAGCCGTAAGAGGCGATATTTTAGCATAATCGCGGGCTAGATTTGCTATCGGGACATCTCTCGATGCCATCAATCATCAAATTTGCGAGGCGCTACGCATGCTGTTAACCGTGGTGTCGCAGCCCACAAAACCTTCTGCCATGCTGCTCGGGCTGTCTAGGGATAAACAGGAGCCAGGGAATGGATGAATGGTATGGGGCTATGGCCCCAAGAGAAAAATTATTGAAATACGGCGCTGCTGTGCTGACGGATACTGAGCTGCTCGCTATTTTTCTACGTACGGGTATCTCGGGCATGCATGTAATGAGAATGGCTGAATACCTGATAGATGAGTTCGGTTCACTTCATGGGCTTGTCTCTGCCGATTATCAGGCGTTATGTGCCAAAAAGGGGATTGGTGTTTCGAAATTTAGCCAGATTCAGGCTATCTCAGAACTCGCGTGCCGTTGTTTTTCATCTCATCTGATGCGGGAAAGTGTCCTGCTTAATGCCGATATCACCCAAAAATTTCTACAAAATATTCTTTCTCAGCGTGAACGAGAGATTTTTTTAGTGATGTTTTTAGATAACCAGCATCGTGTTATTCGCCATGAGGAGATGTTTACTGGTACCATCAGCAGCGTTGAGGTCTATCCGAGGGAAATTGTGCGTGAAGCGCTGAAGGTTAATGCCGCCGCGCTGATTCTGGCGCATAATCACCCGTCGGGTAAGGCTGAACCGAGCCAAGCCGACCGTTTGATGACTACGCAGGTGATAAAAGCCTGTTCATTATTGGATATTCGGGTGCTCGATCATTTGGTGGTTGGACGGGGTGAATGTGTCTCATTTGCCGAACGCGGATGGCTTTAGCGAAATAATAATTGATCCTTTCGGGATCTTTAGCTGTTCGGGACTTGAGCACTTACGCTTCAGAGCGTATACTACGCCACCTTTGAGAATCTTGGGTTTGGCGTGAAGAGCCTATCTCAGCAGGTTTATAACCTGGTGACAGGGGTTTCTGACCTGATGACAGTGAGTCTTCTCAGTGAATTTGCTGAGATGGGCTCTAAAGCCTGACGAGGCGGCCAAATCCTATACGAAGCTCGAGCTGATTTGATTTTTGGAGAATAGACATGTCCCGAGTCTGCCAAGTTACTGGCAAGCGCCCGGTGAGCGGTAACAACCGTTCCCACGCAATGAACGCGACCAAACGCCGTTTTCTGCCGAACCTTCACTCTCACCGTTTTTGGGTTGAGGGCGAGAAGCGCTTTGTAACTCTGCGTGTATCTGCTAAAGGTATGCGTGT contains:
- the pdeR gene encoding cyclic di-GMP phosphodiesterase; this encodes MFENQDTSILNTYFGTNSPFWRLAFDSQALELSAIKETTNIALPLNSVQTRKIRGLTGITASLDIEVEIYGHPLHLHLVGRKINDKEWGGTASAYADTESVARDLVMGLSFAEQVVSEANSVIVILDKDGCVQRFNHLSEEYTGKKEQDVIGKNVYDLFMTAKEGASSRKNIEGFFQRGASYEVERWVNTVKGKRLFLFRNKFVRSGSGKNERYLICSGTDITKERRAQERLRILANTDMITGLPNRHAIHERINSAIQTRGETSVGVIYLDLDNFKKVNDHYGHMFGDRLLKDVSLAILSCLSDNEMLARLGGDEFIILVENATMDLLETTTQRILNRMKLPFRVGLIEVYTGCSIGLALCPEHGDTLENIIRSADTAMYTAKEHGKQTYSIFSQQMNKKVSEYVWLDTNLRKGLEQYQLQVFYQPKISTKTGKVHSVEALVRWLSPERGLIAPLEFISYAEESGLIRPLGRWVLQTSMQQAVDWKKRGINLRIAVNVSARQLIDEAIVTSFIESLEASELASSLVDVELTESCLIDNEDAAINIIKQLRHLGAQVHLDDFGTGYSSLSQLARIPIDAIKLDQSFVRHIDINPISQSLVRAIIVVAEALNMRVIAEGVETKEEEEFLDSIGIDEKQGFLYAKPMPADELEHWLVTQHPYLLLD
- a CDS encoding YicC/YloC family endoribonuclease — encoded protein: MIRSMTAYARRDIKGEWGSAAWELRSVNQRYLETYIRLPEQFRSLEPVIRERIRGRLTRGKIECNLRFELDTSTQSSLILNEKLAKQLVEAGNWVKMQSDEGEINPVDILRWPGVMAAEEQDLDAISTELMQALDIVLDDFIISRETEGAALKALIEQRLDGVSAEVVKVRAHMPNILQWQRERLLSKLEEAQVQLENTRLEQELVLMAQRVDVAEELDRLEAHVKETHNILKKKEAVGRRLDFMMQEFNRESNTLASKSINAEVTNSAIELKVLIEQMREQIQNIE
- the rph gene encoding ribonuclease PH, which gives rise to MRPADRAAQQVRPLTLTRNYTKHAEGSVLVEFGDTKVLCTATVEEGVPRFLKGQGQGWITAEYGMLPRSTHSRNAREAAKGKQGGRTLEIQRLIARSLRAAVDLKKLGEFTITLDCDVLQADGGTRTASISGACVALADALNKLVASGKLKANPMKGLVAAVSVGIVKGEALCDLEYVEDSAAETDMNVVMMEDGRMIEVQGTAEGEPFSHEELLALLDLARGGIETIFQAQKAALEQ
- the pyrE gene encoding orotate phosphoribosyltransferase, which codes for MKAYQREFIEFALNKQVLKFGEFTLKSGRISPYFFNAGLFNTGLDLAKLGRFYAAALMDCGVEFDLLFGPAYKGIPIATTTAVALAEHHARDVPYCFNRKEAKDHGEGGSLVGSPLQGRVMLVDDVITAGTAIRESMEIINAQGATLAGVMISLDRQERGRGEISAIQEVERDYHCQVISIVTLQDVISYLAEKPEMADHLAAVRQYREQYGV
- the slmA gene encoding nucleoid occlusion factor SlmA, which codes for MAEKENTKRNRREEILQALAQMLESSDGSQRITTAKLAANVGVSEAALYRHFPSKTRMFDSLIEFIEDSLMSRINLILQDEKETFNRLRLILLLVLGFAERNPGLTRIMTGHALMFEQDRLQGRINQLFERIEVQLRQVLREKKLRDGQGFIHDEALLATQLLAFCEGMLSRFVRSEFRYRPTQEFDARWPLIVAQLQ
- the dut gene encoding dUTP diphosphatase, producing MMKKIDIKILDPRVGNEFPLPTYATEGSAGLDLRACLSDAVDLQPGQTTLLPTGLAIHIGDSALAAVILPRSGLGHKHGVVLGNLVGLIDSDYQGQLMVSVWNRGQQPFTIEPGERIAQMVFVPVVQAEFNLVEDFDLSERGTGGFGHSGRQ